The Blattabacterium cuenoti genomic sequence ATTGAAATCCCTGGTATTTCTATTGGATGTTGAAAGGAAAGAAAAATTCCTAAATGTGCTCTCTCTTCTGGAGAAAAATCTGATAAATTTTTATTCAAAAAATATATATTACCTTGAGTTATATTATACTCTTTATATTTTCCAGCTATTATAGAAGCAAGAGTGCTTTTTCCGGAACCATTTGGTCCCATAATAACATGAGTTTCTCCTACATTCATTTCTAAATTAACTCCTTGAAGTATTTTTTTCTTATCTATAGAAACATGTAAATTTTTTATACTTAACATAATATTAATTTGAACATTATCCAACAGATCCTTCCAAAGATATTTCCAAAAGCTTTCGAGCTTCTACCGCAAATTCCATAGGTAATTTTTTTAAAATTTCACTGCTAAAGCCATGAACTATTAAAGAAATAGCTTTTTCCGTATCAATTCCTCTTTGATTACAATAAAAAATTTGTTCCTCTCCAATTTTCGATGTAGTCGCCTCATGTTCTACTTTAGAAGTAGAATTATTATATACACTAATATATGGAAAAGTATGTGCTCCACACGTATCTCCTATAAGTAAAGAATCACATTGAGAAAAATTTCGAGAATGAATAGCTTTAGAATCTATTTTTACTAATCCTCTATAATTATTTTGAGCTTTTCCTGCTGATATTCCTTTTGATATAATTACACTTTTTGTACATTTTCCAATGTGTATCATCTTTGTTCCCGTATCTGCTTGTTGAAAATCCTTAGTTAAGGCTAAAGAATAAAAATTTCCCATAGAAAAGTCTCCTTTTAAGATACAAGATGGATATTTCCAGGTAATTGAAGACCCTGTTTCTACTTGAATCCAAGATACTTTTGCATTTTTTTCACATAATCCACGTTTCGTCACAAAGTTAAAGACACCACCTTCTCCTTTTTTATTTCCAGGGAACCAATTTTGAACAGTAGAATACTTTACTTCAGAATTTTCCAATGCTACAATTTCTACGACAGCTGCATGCAACTGATTTTCTTTTCTTTGTGGAGCTGTACATCCTTCCAAATAACTTACATAAGAATTTTTATCTGCAACAATCAAAGTCCTTTCAAATTGTCCTGTTCCACTTTCGTTTATACGAAAGTACGTAGATAATTCCATAGGACATCGAGTCTCCTTTGGGATATAACAAAAAGAACCATCTGAAAAAACAGCTGAA encodes the following:
- the sufB gene encoding Fe-S cluster assembly protein SufB; amino-acid sequence: MKENNKILENFTESEYKYGFYTPIESDKIPIGLNEDVIRLITEKKNEPTWMLDWRLESYRIWKKMEPPKWANIKYDVPVFQKISYYSAPKKRINLSKPEEMDPELINTFEKLGVPLEERKNISGVATDIVLDSVSLATTFQKKLKDQGIIFCSINDALNKYPDIVKKYLGSVVSKNDNFYAALNSAVFSDGSFCYIPKETRCPMELSTYFRINESGTGQFERTLIVADKNSYVSYLEGCTAPQRKENQLHAAVVEIVALENSEVKYSTVQNWFPGNKKGEGGVFNFVTKRGLCEKNAKVSWIQVETGSSITWKYPSCILKGDFSMGNFYSLALTKDFQQADTGTKMIHIGKCTKSVIISKGISAGKAQNNYRGLVKIDSKAIHSRNFSQCDSLLIGDTCGAHTFPYISVYNNSTSKVEHEATTSKIGEEQIFYCNQRGIDTEKAISLIVHGFSSEILKKLPMEFAVEARKLLEISLEGSVG